The proteins below come from a single Miscanthus floridulus cultivar M001 chromosome 1, ASM1932011v1, whole genome shotgun sequence genomic window:
- the LOC136478440 gene encoding protein TRACHEARY ELEMENT DIFFERENTIATION-RELATED 7A-like, producing the protein MPVSLVTTSLLPPCRAAASSSARAMRSFARRPSASSAGLVGGVRCHAASPPPPEFPGRTTPAEVPGTDRPPAEVPGTNRPPDELPSIDTPPEFNAPPGVDVPMPGRPVPGPELPGPAMPSPPAPEVPTVPPNPDVPPPQLPEVDPPRPPLEVVPPQPPVAATVPPPFV; encoded by the coding sequence CCGTGCCGCGCCGCCGCGTCATCGTCGGCACGCGCCATGCGTTCGTTCGCGCGCCGGCCGTCGGCTTCCTCCGCCGGGCTCGTCGGCGGCGTGCGCTGCCACGCcgcgtctccgccgccgccggagttCCCGGGCAGGACGACGCCGGCAGAGGTGCCTGGCACGGACCGCCCGCCGGCCGAGGTGCCGGGGACGAACCGCCCGCCGGACGAGTTGCCGAGCATCGACACGCCGCCAGAGTTCAACGCGCCGCCGGGCGTGGACGTGCCGATGCCGGGGCGGCCAGTGCCCGGGCCGGAGCTCCCTGGCCCGGCGATGccgtcgccgccggcgccggaggTCCCGACCGTGCCGCCCAACCCCGACGTCCCGCCGCCGCAGCTCCCAGAGGTGGACCCGCCCAGGCCGCCGCTCGAGGTCGTCCCGCCGCAGCCGCCGGTCGCCGCTACGGTGCCGCCTCCCTTTGTGTAG